In Tubulanus polymorphus chromosome 2, tnTubPoly1.2, whole genome shotgun sequence, a single window of DNA contains:
- the LOC141899099 gene encoding matrix metalloproteinase-21-like produces the protein MVKTKIESGFVTIFMLSVILALVSGEYAYQERNHADQNQQSRALLVETEADAAAIMVKYGYVDCEVHKQDAGRASDLDPSELGPIDAISHETAKRQKQLCTRELTRKAIRKYQKQFKLTETGILDEATRKLMSEKRCGNKDFGDTEEEPQVTPEAVTSTQRSILDVVLPTARSPLVRRRRAISAVIQKMKERDSQHTKKTRRIHRLRTKLGMPTTPTPRNRRKRSPVIDGNSTRAFLSDKIMWRLLEYSARIQPSEQLSTLNLAFRMWSEVIPKVFTQENNDHISSVDIELAFAKGTHQNCARVFDGNGGELAHSWLHGDIHFDDSEDFKATDDTGVQLLRVAVHELGHSLGLSHSASRESIMYPIYRPQAAPHDDFELQPIDRQQIQAIYGVCKGTFDTVFDYVRTLPDSTSVYNTYFVRGNRYWMYDNREHRTRYGDPLTLTNGWSGLPGKIDSYIHVYYDNGLSEHSEHFFFAGDKYSQFDPVSDSIKPGYPRLISHGFGPATGQTEGIPDNIDASFFDPRNRLIYFFKGEYVYAFDENRDGCCEYKKKISEEFPTKVGNMPLVSNVDIVYYSYYSKKMYFIKGEDVWENETFRKKYKPRQPSNVNSLIYVGKWFNRWHDICDTD, from the exons AGTGGATTTGTCACTATTTTTATGCTAAGTGTTATCTTGGCTCTGGTGAGTGGAGAATACGCCTACCAAGAAAGAAATCATGCTGATCAAAATCAGCAATCAAGAGCGCTATTAGTGGAGACGGAAGCTGATGCCGCA GCAATAATGGTGAAATATGGATACGTGGACTGTGAAGTTCATAAACAAGACGCCGGCCGTGCGTCAGACCTGGATCCGTCGGAACTCGGCCCAATCGATGCCATAAGTCATGAAACGGCAAAACGACAGAAACAACTTTGTACTCGAGAACTGACGCGAAAAGCTATCCGAAAGtaccagaaacaattcaaacttacagaAACGGGTATCTTAGATGAAGCAACGAGAAAATTGATGAGCGAAAAGCGTTGTGGAAATAAAGATTTCGGTGACACGGAGGAAGAACCACAAGTTACACCGGAAGCAGTTACTAGTACACAGAGAAGCATTCTCGACGTTGTTTTACCGACGGCGAGATCGCCTCTCGTTCGGCGAAGGCGAGCAATATCCGCCGTTATTCAGAAGATGAAAGAAAGGGACTCGCAACACACGAAAAAAACCCGACGCATTCATCGATTAAGAACAAAATTAGGAATGCCAACTACACCGACGCCAAGGAACAGGCGAAAACGTTCACCGGTTATCGATGGAAATTCAACCCGGGCGTTTCTTTCAGATAAAATCATGTGGAGACTATTAGAGTACAGTGCCCGTATTCAACCCAGCGAGCAACTATCGACTTTGAACTTAGCATTTCGCATGTGGAGCGAGGTGATCCCGAAAGTGTTCACTCAGGAAAACAACGACCACATCTCAAGTGTAGATATCGAACTGGCTTTTGCTAAAG GGACACATCAGAATTGTGCTCGCGTTTTTGATGGCAACGGAGGAGAATTAGCACATTCCTGGTTGCATGGGGATATTCATTTCGATGATTCCGAGGACTTTAAAGCAACTGATGATACAGGAGTGCAGCTACTCCGCGTCGCTGTTCACGAACTTGGTCATTCACTCGGTCTCTCTCATAGTGCCTCTCGTGAATCCATCATGTACCCTATATATCGACCACAAGCTGCACCACATGATGACTTCGAGCTGCAACCGATAGATCGACAGCAGATTCAAGCCATATATG GGGTGTGTAAGGGAACATTTGATACCGTATTCGATTATGTGCGAACTCTTCCCGATAGTACAAGTGTGTACAACACGTATTTTGTTCGTGGCAATCGTTATTGGATGTACGATAACAGAGAGCATAGGACTCGGTATGGGGATCCGTTGACTTTGACGAATGGTTGGTCGGGATTACCGGGAAAAATCGACTCATATATTCACGTATACTATGACAATGGATTATCCGAGCATAGCGAACATTTTTTCTTTGCAG GGGACAAATATAGCCAATTTGATCCCGTCTCGGATAGCATTAAGCCAGGTTATCCACGCTTGATATCACATGGTTTCGGCCCGGCTACTGGTCAAACCGAAGGTATTCCTGATAACATCGATGCGTCTTTCTTCGATCCTCGAAATAGGTtaatctatttcttcaaaggAGAATAC GTATACGCTTTTGATGAAAATCGAGATGGATGCTGTGAGTACAAAAAGAAGATTTCCGAAGAATTTCCTACGAAAGTTGGCAATATGCCACTTGTATCGAACGTTGATATCGTATACTATTCGtattattcgaaaaaaatgtatttcataaaagGCGAGGATGTTTGGGAAAACGAAACCTTCCGAAAAAAATACAAGCCTCGACAGCCGTCGAACGTTAACAGTCTGATTTACGTCGGAAAATGGTTCAACAGATGGCACGACATCTGCGACACAGACTGA